Proteins from a single region of bacterium:
- a CDS encoding NAD(+)/NADH kinase, producing MASVGIIANPESGKDIRRLVGLASSFSNHEKVLILRRVLSGLAAAGVREVVAFGDAGGLGAAALEGLKEVRGGGRVKSRLLDLRPYGEAEDSTRAAERLREEGATCIVVLGGDGTCRAVAKGCGRVPIVPLSTGTNNAFPRTWEGTVAGLGAGLFTCSPRRYRDALDDSKRFRVQFERGAEEMALIDVALLRGGYAGARAIWELDGLEGLALTQGRPGGLGLSSIGASLDPVGPEEPFGLWIEFERGRKGKGKRVISPIGPGQVALARISRSARVHPGKPIEVEIPGSRVLAFDGEREHVLEAGERISISLDWKGPRVLDIQRVLAHAARRGHLELASRNGVLRKKANP from the coding sequence TTGGCATCTGTCGGGATTATTGCAAACCCCGAGTCGGGAAAAGACATCCGGCGGCTGGTCGGCCTGGCGAGTTCGTTCAGCAATCACGAGAAGGTGCTCATCCTGCGCCGGGTGCTCTCGGGCCTCGCCGCGGCCGGGGTGCGGGAGGTCGTCGCGTTCGGCGATGCCGGGGGGCTGGGCGCGGCGGCGCTGGAGGGCCTCAAGGAGGTGCGCGGCGGGGGCCGGGTGAAATCCCGCCTCCTCGATCTCCGCCCTTACGGCGAGGCCGAAGATTCCACCCGTGCGGCGGAGCGGCTGCGAGAGGAGGGCGCCACCTGCATCGTTGTCCTTGGCGGCGACGGCACCTGCCGGGCGGTGGCGAAAGGTTGCGGCAGGGTTCCCATCGTTCCCCTCTCGACGGGAACGAACAACGCCTTTCCCCGTACCTGGGAGGGAACCGTCGCCGGCCTCGGGGCAGGGCTCTTCACCTGCAGCCCGCGGCGCTACCGCGATGCGCTAGATGACTCGAAGCGGTTTCGGGTTCAGTTCGAGCGCGGGGCCGAGGAAATGGCGCTCATTGATGTGGCCCTTCTGCGCGGCGGCTACGCCGGGGCGCGGGCGATCTGGGAGCTGGATGGCCTCGAAGGGCTGGCGCTCACCCAGGGCCGTCCCGGGGGGCTGGGTCTTTCTTCGATCGGCGCGAGCCTCGATCCGGTGGGGCCCGAGGAGCCCTTTGGCCTCTGGATCGAGTTTGAGCGGGGCCGAAAAGGGAAAGGAAAACGCGTGATCTCGCCCATCGGACCGGGACAAGTGGCTCTGGCCCGGATTTCGCGCTCGGCCCGCGTCCATCCGGGAAAGCCGATTGAGGTGGAGATTCCGGGAAGCCGGGTGCTGGCCTTCGACGGCGAGCGGGAACATGTCCTGGAGGCCGGCGAGCGAATTTCCATCTCACTCGATTGGAAAGGTCCCCGCGTGCTGGACATTCAGCGGGTGCTTGCCCACGCCGCCCGCCGGGGACACCTGGAGCTGGCGTCCCGGAACGGGGTATTGCGAAAAAAGGCGAATCCTTGA